A single Eleginops maclovinus isolate JMC-PN-2008 ecotype Puerto Natales chromosome 5, JC_Emac_rtc_rv5, whole genome shotgun sequence DNA region contains:
- the elf2b gene encoding ETS-related transcription factor Elf-2b isoform X3, whose product MATSQHEGHANQLDLLIRAVEASVHGNHVYCSDKTIEAAEALLRMDSPSSIREDRSPDSYVAPCIVTPDFLHAAMRPDMISETEVEISTEECCEDEDEEMVTLLEEPEPGHEPVRKRRAGRKPKTHQSAISNGSLDLGIKKKPREGKAGSTTYLWEFLLDLLQDKNTCPRYIKWTQREKGIFKLVDSKAVSKLWGKHKNKPDMNYETMGRALRYYYQRGILAKVEGQRLVYQFKDMPKNIVIIDDDKADLPSPDDMMDSETVSYERVTPPSDMLLQASELSSKKPNILRGGNRANMVHTTVNTGNKMMAGSGAAMMAGIHRIVSVSGASDGSQTQHSHTAIIPTATGPRTVRVAMQVPVVMTTSMGQKISTVAVQQQTGTTGAAGHTTLLTNSSAIGATGNTNSQQKVVIQTIPTMVPATAENGDKITVQLAKIITIPAHQLAQCHLQTSHGSHKSSMGGTPGGISLLGSPLTVRALAPVNVGPGTPVMRLTVPTQGQQQTLVVSQSGSVGGVMTLSTANQAMTTQSRVISGIFNGSELVIGAPGARGVTMEKLKAAGVQVQTLPVAVQQNQAKTVQSDDGELVVKLDTPNVTIKTEEPEC is encoded by the exons TGGAGGCTTCTGTCCATGGCAACCATGTGTACTGCTCTGACAAGACCATTGAGGCTGCAGAGGCTCTGCTCCGCATGGATTCACCTTCCAGCATCAGAGAAGACCGTAgcccag ACTCTTATGTCGCGCCTTGCATCGTCACGCCAGACTTCCTTCACGCTGCCATGCGTCCAGACATGATTTCAGAGACAGAGGTGGAGATATCCACTGAGGAGTGCTGCGAGGATGAAGACGAGGAGATGGTCACCCTGCTCGAAGAACCAGAGCCAGGACACGAGCCtgtcaggaagaggaggg CTGGACGGAAGCCAAAGACACATCAGTCAGCTATATCCAACGGCTCCCTGGACCTCGGCATCAAGAAGAAACCAAGAGAAGGCAAAg CAGGAAGCACCACCTACCTATGGGAGTTCCTGTTGGACCTCCTCCAGGACAAAAACACCTGTCCCCGCTACATCAAGTGGACCCAGAGGGAGAAGGGCATCTTCAAACTGGTTGACTCCAAGGCTGTGTCCAAGCTGTGGGGCAAACACAAGAACAAGCCAGATATGAACTACGAGACCATGGGGCGGGCACTCAG ATATTACTACCAGCGCGGCATCCTGGCCAAGGTGGAGGGCCAGCGGCTGGTGTACCAGTTCAAAGACATGCCAAAAAACATTGTCATCATCGACGATGACAAGGCAGACCTGCCCTCCCCCGACGACATGATGGACTCTGAGACCGTGTCCTACGAGCGCGTAACGCCACCCTCGGACATGCTGCTGCAGGCCTCCGAGCTGTCCTCCAAGAAGCCCAACATCCTGCGGGGCGGGAACAGGGCCAACATGGTCCACACCACAGTCAACACCGGCAACAAGATGATGGCGGGAAGCGGTGCAGCGATGATGGCGGGCATTCATAGGATAGTGTCCGTGTCAGGAGCGTCGGACGGGAGTCAGACGCAGCACTCTCACACGGCTATCATCCCAACAGCAACCGGGCCCAG GACTGTGCGAGTGGCGATGCAGGTGCCTGTAGTCATGACGACATCGATGGGTCAGAAGATCTCCACAGTTGCCGTGCAGCAGCAGACGGGAACGACGGGGGCAGCCGGACACACCACCCTCCTCACTAACAGCTCCGCCATCGGAGCTACCGGGAACACAAACTCACAGCAGAAG GTTGTGATCCAGACCATCCCCACCATGGTCCCGGCCACAGCAGAGAACGGAGACAAGATCACCGTCCAACTGGCCAAGATCATCACCATCCCCGCCCACCAGCTAGCTCAGTGCCACCTCCAGACCTCCCACGGCTCCCACAAGTCCAGCATGGGGGGCACCCCAGGGGGCATCAGTCTGCTTGGGAGCCCCCTCACAGTGCGGGCCCTGGCGCCTGTCAACGTTGGCCCGGGAACGCCGGTGATGAGGCTTACCGTGCCGACGCAGGGGCAGCAACAGACTCTAGTGGTGTCGCAGTCGGGCAGCGTGGGGGGGGTGATGACGTTATCCACGGCCAATCAAGCGATGACGACGCAGTCTCGAGTCATAAGCGGCATCTTTAACGGTTCGGAGCTGGTGATCGGAGCACCGGGGGCCAGAGGCGTCACCATGGAGAAGCTGAAGGCCGCGGGGGTCCAGGTCCAAACGCTGCCGGTGGCTGTCCAGCAGAACCAAGCCAAAACTGTCCAATCAGACGATGGGGAGTTGGTTGTAAAATTGGACACACCCAACGTGACAATAAAGACTGAAGAGCCCGAGTGCTGA
- the elf2b gene encoding ETS-related transcription factor Elf-2b isoform X4, whose amino-acid sequence MATSQHEGHANQLDLLIRAVEASVHGNHVYCSDKTIEAAEALLRMDSPSSIREDRSPDSYVAPCIVTPDFLHAAMRPDMISETEVEISTEECCEDEDEEMVTLLEEPEPGHEPVRKRRAGRKPKTHQSAISNGSLDLGIKKKPREGKGSTTYLWEFLLDLLQDKNTCPRYIKWTQREKGIFKLVDSKAVSKLWGKHKNKPDMNYETMGRALRYYYQRGILAKVEGQRLVYQFKDMPKNIVIIDDDKADLPSPDDMMDSETVSYERVTPPSDMLLQASELSSKKPNILRGGNRANMVHTTVNTGNKMMAGSGAAMMAGIHRIVSVSGASDGSQTQHSHTAIIPTATGPRTVRVAMQVPVVMTTSMGQKISTVAVQQQTGTTGAAGHTTLLTNSSAIGATGNTNSQQKVVIQTIPTMVPATAENGDKITVQLAKIITIPAHQLAQCHLQTSHGSHKSSMGGTPGGISLLGSPLTVRALAPVNVGPGTPVMRLTVPTQGQQQTLVVSQSGSVGGVMTLSTANQAMTTQSRVISGIFNGSELVIGAPGARGVTMEKLKAAGVQVQTLPVAVQQNQAKTVQSDDGELVVKLDTPNVTIKTEEPEC is encoded by the exons TGGAGGCTTCTGTCCATGGCAACCATGTGTACTGCTCTGACAAGACCATTGAGGCTGCAGAGGCTCTGCTCCGCATGGATTCACCTTCCAGCATCAGAGAAGACCGTAgcccag ACTCTTATGTCGCGCCTTGCATCGTCACGCCAGACTTCCTTCACGCTGCCATGCGTCCAGACATGATTTCAGAGACAGAGGTGGAGATATCCACTGAGGAGTGCTGCGAGGATGAAGACGAGGAGATGGTCACCCTGCTCGAAGAACCAGAGCCAGGACACGAGCCtgtcaggaagaggaggg CTGGACGGAAGCCAAAGACACATCAGTCAGCTATATCCAACGGCTCCCTGGACCTCGGCATCAAGAAGAAACCAAGAGAAGGCAAAg GAAGCACCACCTACCTATGGGAGTTCCTGTTGGACCTCCTCCAGGACAAAAACACCTGTCCCCGCTACATCAAGTGGACCCAGAGGGAGAAGGGCATCTTCAAACTGGTTGACTCCAAGGCTGTGTCCAAGCTGTGGGGCAAACACAAGAACAAGCCAGATATGAACTACGAGACCATGGGGCGGGCACTCAG ATATTACTACCAGCGCGGCATCCTGGCCAAGGTGGAGGGCCAGCGGCTGGTGTACCAGTTCAAAGACATGCCAAAAAACATTGTCATCATCGACGATGACAAGGCAGACCTGCCCTCCCCCGACGACATGATGGACTCTGAGACCGTGTCCTACGAGCGCGTAACGCCACCCTCGGACATGCTGCTGCAGGCCTCCGAGCTGTCCTCCAAGAAGCCCAACATCCTGCGGGGCGGGAACAGGGCCAACATGGTCCACACCACAGTCAACACCGGCAACAAGATGATGGCGGGAAGCGGTGCAGCGATGATGGCGGGCATTCATAGGATAGTGTCCGTGTCAGGAGCGTCGGACGGGAGTCAGACGCAGCACTCTCACACGGCTATCATCCCAACAGCAACCGGGCCCAG GACTGTGCGAGTGGCGATGCAGGTGCCTGTAGTCATGACGACATCGATGGGTCAGAAGATCTCCACAGTTGCCGTGCAGCAGCAGACGGGAACGACGGGGGCAGCCGGACACACCACCCTCCTCACTAACAGCTCCGCCATCGGAGCTACCGGGAACACAAACTCACAGCAGAAG GTTGTGATCCAGACCATCCCCACCATGGTCCCGGCCACAGCAGAGAACGGAGACAAGATCACCGTCCAACTGGCCAAGATCATCACCATCCCCGCCCACCAGCTAGCTCAGTGCCACCTCCAGACCTCCCACGGCTCCCACAAGTCCAGCATGGGGGGCACCCCAGGGGGCATCAGTCTGCTTGGGAGCCCCCTCACAGTGCGGGCCCTGGCGCCTGTCAACGTTGGCCCGGGAACGCCGGTGATGAGGCTTACCGTGCCGACGCAGGGGCAGCAACAGACTCTAGTGGTGTCGCAGTCGGGCAGCGTGGGGGGGGTGATGACGTTATCCACGGCCAATCAAGCGATGACGACGCAGTCTCGAGTCATAAGCGGCATCTTTAACGGTTCGGAGCTGGTGATCGGAGCACCGGGGGCCAGAGGCGTCACCATGGAGAAGCTGAAGGCCGCGGGGGTCCAGGTCCAAACGCTGCCGGTGGCTGTCCAGCAGAACCAAGCCAAAACTGTCCAATCAGACGATGGGGAGTTGGTTGTAAAATTGGACACACCCAACGTGACAATAAAGACTGAAGAGCCCGAGTGCTGA
- the LOC134864511 gene encoding nocturnin-like isoform X2 — translation MGGGATRLYSALTPPHSSSPLPPPADTNLDPAFCQERKGSPVCPAELLQQCEEALRGRAPRFHREFTQLQDGDGASSSSIRVMQWNILAQALGEGLDSFVQCPPEALSWSRRKYLILEEILTYRPHILCLQEVDHYYDTLQPVLAGLGYSSHFFPKPWSPCLDVEGNNGPDGCALFFDESRLEFLDSVNLRLSAMRIPTNQVAVVTILRCRSSGRCVCVAATHLKARSGWEWLRSAQGSDLLRHLQTLVQQHADDSADAQISDIPLLICGDFNAIPTEEVYRRFAASPLGLDSAYKRLSEDGSTEPEYTTWKIRPTGECCATLDYIWYSRDTLRVEAVLDMPTEEQIGPNRLPSFSYPSDHLSLVCDISFKENE, via the exons ATGGGTGGAGGGGCCACCAGGCTGTACAGTGCTCTGACTCCGCCCCACAGCAGCTCTCCTCTACCCCCGCCTGCAGACACAAACCTGGATCCTGCGTTCTGTCAG GAGCGGAAGGGGTCCCCTGTATGTCCCGCGGAGCTGCTTCAACAGTGTGAAGAGGCCCTCAGGGGCCGAGCGCCTCGCTTCCACAGGGAGTTCACACAGCTCCAGGATGGAGACGGCgcctccagcagctccatcaGGGTGATGCAGTGGAACATACTGGCCCAAG CTCTTGGCGAGGGGCTTGACAGTTTTGTCCAGTGTCCCCCGGAGGCCCTCAGCTGGTCCCGCAGGAAGTACCTCATCTTAGAGGAGATCCTCACCTACCGACCTCACATCCTGTGTCTGCAGGAAGTCGACCACTACTATGACACCCTCCAGCCGGTCCTCGCAGGCCTGGGCTACAGCAGCCACTTCTTCCCAAAACCCTGGTCCCCGTGCCTGGATGTGGAGGGCAACAACGGCCCCGACGGCTGCGCACTGTTCTTCGATGAGTCGCGTTTGGAGTTCCTGGACAGCGTTAACCTACGGCTCTCTGCCATGAGGATTCCAACCAATCAG GTCGCTGTGGTGACGATCCTGCGTTGTCGTAGCTCGGGGAGATGCGTGTGCGTGGCGGCGACCCATCTGAAGGCTCGGTCTGGCTGGGAGTGGCTCCGCAGCGCCCAGGGCTCCGACCTGCTGAGACATCTCCAGACTTTGGTCCAGCAACACGCCGACGACTCCGCAGACGCCCAAATCTCCGACATTCCTCTGCTCATATGCGGAGATTTCAACGCCATCCCAACCGAGGAGGTGTACCGACGTTTCGCCGCATCGCCTCTCGGTTTGGACTCTGCCTATAAGAGGCTCAGTGAGGACGGGTCCACTGAGCCCGAGTACACAACCTGGAAGATTCGTCCTACGGGGGAGTGCTGCGCAACCCTGGACTACATCTGGTACAGTCGGGACACACTGAGAGTGGAAGCAGTTTTGGACATGCCTACTGAGGAACAGATAGGGCCCAACAGGCTGCCGTCCTTCAGCTATCCGTCCGACCATCTCTCTCTGGTCTGTGACATCAGCTTTAAGGAGAACGAGTGA
- the LOC134864511 gene encoding nocturnin-like isoform X1 — translation MDTIVCPMGGGATRLYSALTPPHSSSPLPPPADTNLDPAFCQERKGSPVCPAELLQQCEEALRGRAPRFHREFTQLQDGDGASSSSIRVMQWNILAQALGEGLDSFVQCPPEALSWSRRKYLILEEILTYRPHILCLQEVDHYYDTLQPVLAGLGYSSHFFPKPWSPCLDVEGNNGPDGCALFFDESRLEFLDSVNLRLSAMRIPTNQVAVVTILRCRSSGRCVCVAATHLKARSGWEWLRSAQGSDLLRHLQTLVQQHADDSADAQISDIPLLICGDFNAIPTEEVYRRFAASPLGLDSAYKRLSEDGSTEPEYTTWKIRPTGECCATLDYIWYSRDTLRVEAVLDMPTEEQIGPNRLPSFSYPSDHLSLVCDISFKENE, via the exons ATGGACACTATTG TGTGTCCAATGGGTGGAGGGGCCACCAGGCTGTACAGTGCTCTGACTCCGCCCCACAGCAGCTCTCCTCTACCCCCGCCTGCAGACACAAACCTGGATCCTGCGTTCTGTCAG GAGCGGAAGGGGTCCCCTGTATGTCCCGCGGAGCTGCTTCAACAGTGTGAAGAGGCCCTCAGGGGCCGAGCGCCTCGCTTCCACAGGGAGTTCACACAGCTCCAGGATGGAGACGGCgcctccagcagctccatcaGGGTGATGCAGTGGAACATACTGGCCCAAG CTCTTGGCGAGGGGCTTGACAGTTTTGTCCAGTGTCCCCCGGAGGCCCTCAGCTGGTCCCGCAGGAAGTACCTCATCTTAGAGGAGATCCTCACCTACCGACCTCACATCCTGTGTCTGCAGGAAGTCGACCACTACTATGACACCCTCCAGCCGGTCCTCGCAGGCCTGGGCTACAGCAGCCACTTCTTCCCAAAACCCTGGTCCCCGTGCCTGGATGTGGAGGGCAACAACGGCCCCGACGGCTGCGCACTGTTCTTCGATGAGTCGCGTTTGGAGTTCCTGGACAGCGTTAACCTACGGCTCTCTGCCATGAGGATTCCAACCAATCAG GTCGCTGTGGTGACGATCCTGCGTTGTCGTAGCTCGGGGAGATGCGTGTGCGTGGCGGCGACCCATCTGAAGGCTCGGTCTGGCTGGGAGTGGCTCCGCAGCGCCCAGGGCTCCGACCTGCTGAGACATCTCCAGACTTTGGTCCAGCAACACGCCGACGACTCCGCAGACGCCCAAATCTCCGACATTCCTCTGCTCATATGCGGAGATTTCAACGCCATCCCAACCGAGGAGGTGTACCGACGTTTCGCCGCATCGCCTCTCGGTTTGGACTCTGCCTATAAGAGGCTCAGTGAGGACGGGTCCACTGAGCCCGAGTACACAACCTGGAAGATTCGTCCTACGGGGGAGTGCTGCGCAACCCTGGACTACATCTGGTACAGTCGGGACACACTGAGAGTGGAAGCAGTTTTGGACATGCCTACTGAGGAACAGATAGGGCCCAACAGGCTGCCGTCCTTCAGCTATCCGTCCGACCATCTCTCTCTGGTCTGTGACATCAGCTTTAAGGAGAACGAGTGA